Proteins from a single region of Catenulispora acidiphila DSM 44928:
- a CDS encoding NAD-dependent epimerase/dehydratase family protein, with the protein MATTSSTTSTTSASSALSASSAKPILVSGATGSVGSRLVPRLLAQGETVRALVRDPESDTALRLRTAGAELVVGDLATLDAAGFKDVVDGTAAVIHLAATFRDAPTPERATAVNTDASTALAEAALDAGVTRFVFASTNLVYGGGHPAPQAETAELGPIAWGGPYPESKVAAEKSLQDLRIRRGLDVRVVRLAFVYGDGDPHIEEFMKRPLDWHSSRRLQMVHHADVAQGVLLALRAEGLSGEVFNIADDSAATLAELYRFTGRELPAEMAERAVTEPWFGIVENTKARRVLGFRPLYPTMWQAVDAGVM; encoded by the coding sequence ATGGCCACCACTTCTTCCACCACTTCCACCACTTCCGCCTCTTCCGCCTTGTCGGCCTCGTCCGCCAAGCCGATCCTGGTCTCCGGCGCCACCGGCTCGGTCGGCAGCCGCCTCGTCCCGCGGCTGCTCGCCCAGGGTGAAACGGTCCGCGCCCTGGTGCGCGACCCGGAGTCGGACACCGCCCTGCGGCTGCGCACGGCCGGCGCCGAGCTGGTCGTCGGCGACCTGGCGACGCTGGACGCGGCCGGTTTCAAGGACGTCGTCGACGGCACCGCCGCGGTGATCCACCTCGCCGCGACGTTCCGCGACGCCCCTACCCCCGAACGCGCGACCGCGGTGAACACCGACGCGTCGACCGCGCTGGCCGAGGCGGCGCTGGACGCCGGGGTGACCCGCTTCGTGTTCGCGAGCACCAACCTGGTCTACGGCGGCGGCCACCCCGCTCCGCAGGCCGAGACGGCGGAGCTGGGACCGATCGCGTGGGGCGGTCCGTATCCGGAGTCCAAGGTCGCCGCCGAGAAATCGTTGCAGGACCTGCGGATCCGGCGCGGTCTCGACGTACGGGTCGTACGGCTGGCTTTCGTCTACGGCGACGGCGACCCGCACATCGAGGAGTTCATGAAGCGGCCGCTGGACTGGCACTCCTCCCGCCGCCTGCAGATGGTGCACCACGCCGACGTCGCACAGGGCGTGCTGCTCGCGCTGCGCGCCGAGGGGCTAAGCGGCGAGGTGTTCAACATCGCCGACGACTCGGCCGCGACCCTCGCCGAGCTCTACCGGTTCACGGGACGCGAGCTGCCGGCCGAGATGGCCGAGCGTGCCGTGACCGAGCCGTGGTTCGGCATCGTGGAGAACACCAAGGCGCGGCGGGTGCTCGGGTTCCGGCCGCTGTATCCGACGATGTGGCAGGCGGTCGACGCCGGGGTGATGTAA
- a CDS encoding GNAT family N-acetyltransferase, translating to MITTERLRVRPATMADVDFWVRLHADPEVHRFVGAYTQERAEVRLRGIEDSWAARGYGLCVVESLESGEPLGRSGLNWWDEFGETEVGWTFAREHWGKGYATEAARAVLDWGFRDLELERITAMIHAGNDASIAVAERLGFTPRREDTVLGNPCTVWALDRPQASRRR from the coding sequence ATGATCACCACCGAACGCCTGCGAGTGCGCCCCGCGACCATGGCCGATGTCGACTTCTGGGTCCGGCTCCACGCCGATCCCGAAGTCCATCGGTTCGTCGGTGCGTACACGCAGGAGCGCGCCGAGGTCCGGCTCCGTGGCATCGAGGACAGCTGGGCGGCGCGGGGATACGGCTTGTGTGTGGTGGAGTCGCTGGAGAGCGGGGAACCGCTCGGCCGCTCCGGGCTCAACTGGTGGGACGAGTTCGGCGAGACCGAGGTCGGCTGGACCTTCGCCCGCGAGCACTGGGGCAAGGGCTACGCGACCGAGGCCGCGCGCGCCGTTCTGGACTGGGGCTTCCGGGATCTGGAGCTGGAACGCATCACCGCGATGATCCACGCCGGCAACGACGCGTCGATCGCGGTGGCCGAACGGCTGGGGTTCACGCCGCGCCGGGAGGACACCGTGCTGGGAAACCCTTGCACGGTCTGGGCTTTGGACCGCCCTCAGGCCTCGCGCAGGCGGTAG
- a CDS encoding helix-turn-helix transcriptional regulator, with the protein MDRAELAAFLRIRRERLRPEDIGLPANTRRRTAGLRREEVAMLAGMSADYYTRLEQARGPQPSAQLLGALSRALRLTKDEHDHLFHLSGLMPHDENRIPTEHVRPGVLHLLDKLDDTPAMVVSDRGDILAWNAMHAALMGDPARIPLEQRNIPWQHFCNPESEAYFLPEDFVRNGERTVADLRARLAARPDDTRLRARVEEIRVRSQRFAELWERHEVKRRRSDHKTVLHPVVGRIDLDCEVMLSPEHDQRLIIHSARAGTPAQQALQLLRVIGTQSMAEADS; encoded by the coding sequence ATCGACCGTGCCGAACTCGCCGCCTTCCTGCGCATCCGCCGCGAGCGGCTGCGCCCGGAGGACATCGGTCTGCCGGCGAACACCCGCCGGCGCACCGCAGGCCTGCGCCGCGAGGAGGTGGCGATGCTGGCCGGCATGTCCGCCGACTACTACACGCGCCTGGAACAGGCACGCGGTCCGCAGCCCTCGGCGCAGCTGCTCGGCGCGCTCTCCCGCGCGCTGCGGCTGACCAAGGACGAGCACGACCACCTGTTCCACCTGTCCGGCCTGATGCCGCACGACGAGAACCGCATCCCGACCGAGCACGTGCGCCCCGGCGTCCTGCACCTGCTGGACAAGCTGGACGACACCCCGGCGATGGTCGTCAGCGACCGCGGCGACATCCTCGCCTGGAACGCGATGCACGCGGCGCTGATGGGCGATCCGGCACGCATCCCGCTGGAGCAGCGCAACATCCCGTGGCAGCACTTCTGCAACCCCGAATCCGAGGCGTACTTCCTGCCCGAGGACTTCGTGCGCAACGGCGAGCGCACGGTCGCCGATCTCCGCGCCCGCCTCGCCGCCCGGCCCGACGACACCCGGCTGCGTGCACGCGTCGAGGAAATCAGGGTACGGAGTCAGCGCTTTGCCGAACTCTGGGAGCGGCACGAGGTGAAGCGCCGCCGCTCGGACCACAAGACCGTGCTGCACCCGGTGGTCGGACGCATCGATCTGGACTGCGAGGTCATGCTCTCCCCGGAGCACGACCAGCGCCTCATCATCCACTCGGCGCGCGCTGGAACCCCGGCGCAGCAGGCGCTTCAGTTGCTGCGGGTGATCGGCACGCAGAGCATGGCCGAGGCCGATTCGTAG
- a CDS encoding GntP family permease → MPGALATHPIVTAAATKAAKSTAWTGHDTRLIVVALAGIALVVLMTAVTKIHPFLALLIGALFVGIAGGIHVDKLLPTLETGVGGVLGNVGVIVALGAMLGKMLVDSGGADRLVGAIVDRVGEKRAPWAMVLAAMVVGIPMFFEVGLVLMVPIIYLVWKRTGGSILRIGIPALAGLSILHGLIPPHPGPLVAINALHADLGTTLLFGVIVAIPTAVIGGPLYGTWISKRVHPDPPENLAKQYTVTEREDGTAPSVFTTLSVILLPVVIMLVKTVVDIADSSPSSELHKVMDFIGDPIMAMIIGVVYAVFALGFGRKASDVMGAALAPVAGVLLIIGAGGGFKQMLVGTGIADSIGKAANNSHLSLLLLAWLIAVGIRLATGSATVATVTASGIIAPIAASHTDTSTALLALAVGSGSLFLSHVNDAGFWLVKEFFGMDVKQTFKSWSAMETILSTVSIVCILILGTFVH, encoded by the coding sequence ATGCCCGGCGCCCTGGCAACGCATCCGATAGTCACGGCGGCCGCGACCAAGGCCGCCAAATCCACCGCCTGGACCGGTCACGACACGCGCCTGATCGTCGTCGCGCTGGCCGGGATCGCGCTCGTGGTCCTGATGACCGCCGTGACGAAGATCCACCCCTTCCTCGCGCTGCTGATCGGCGCGCTGTTCGTCGGCATCGCCGGCGGCATCCACGTGGACAAGCTCCTGCCCACGCTCGAGACCGGCGTCGGCGGCGTGCTCGGCAACGTCGGCGTGATCGTCGCGCTCGGGGCGATGCTCGGCAAGATGCTCGTCGACTCCGGCGGCGCCGACCGGCTCGTCGGGGCGATCGTGGACCGCGTCGGCGAGAAGCGGGCGCCGTGGGCGATGGTGCTGGCCGCGATGGTCGTCGGCATCCCGATGTTCTTCGAGGTCGGCCTGGTCCTGATGGTCCCGATCATCTACCTGGTCTGGAAGCGCACCGGCGGCTCGATCCTGCGCATCGGCATCCCGGCGCTGGCCGGCCTGTCGATCCTGCACGGCCTGATCCCGCCGCACCCCGGCCCGCTGGTCGCGATCAACGCCCTGCACGCCGATCTGGGCACCACGCTGCTGTTCGGCGTCATCGTCGCGATCCCGACCGCCGTCATCGGCGGCCCGCTCTACGGCACCTGGATCTCCAAGCGCGTCCACCCCGACCCGCCGGAGAACCTGGCGAAGCAGTACACGGTGACCGAGCGCGAGGACGGCACGGCGCCCTCGGTGTTCACCACGCTGTCGGTGATCCTGCTGCCGGTGGTCATCATGCTGGTCAAGACCGTCGTCGACATCGCCGACAGCAGCCCGTCCTCCGAGCTGCACAAGGTGATGGACTTCATCGGCGACCCGATCATGGCGATGATCATCGGCGTCGTCTACGCGGTGTTCGCCCTCGGCTTCGGCCGCAAGGCCTCGGACGTCATGGGCGCCGCGCTGGCTCCGGTCGCCGGCGTCCTGCTCATCATCGGCGCCGGCGGCGGGTTCAAGCAGATGCTGGTCGGCACCGGCATCGCCGACTCGATCGGCAAAGCGGCGAACAACTCGCACCTGTCGTTGCTGCTGCTGGCCTGGCTGATCGCGGTCGGTATCCGGCTGGCGACCGGATCGGCCACGGTCGCGACCGTCACCGCCTCCGGCATCATCGCGCCGATCGCCGCGTCCCACACAGACACCTCCACCGCCTTGCTGGCACTGGCGGTCGGCTCCGGCTCGCTGTTCCTGTCGCACGTCAACGACGCCGGCTTCTGGCTGGTGAAGGAGTTCTTCGGCATGGACGTCAAGCAGACGTTCAAGTCGTGGTCGGCGATGGAGACGATCCTGTCGACCGTATCCATCGTGTGCATCCTGATCCTGGGAACCTTCGTGCACTAG
- a CDS encoding FMN-binding glutamate synthase family protein, translating to MLPALALLTLFSAWAVSFSPFWLFALIPFALLLALGIFDVLQRRRSILRNFPVLGHARFMAEFIRPEIQQYFVETNTDGRPFDRDTRSVVYERAKGIHGDQAFGTELDVEASGYEFLEHSMSPLQPVPEQPRVLVGGPDCRQPYHMALLNVSAMSFGALSAHAILALNKGAKAGGFAHDTGEGGISPYHREGGGDLVWEIGSGYFGARTKDGDFDPDKFRDKAADPQIKCVELKLSQGAKPGLGGVLPGPKVTRQIAEIRDVPEGITVISPSAHKAFNTPRELVLFIAKMRELSGGKPTGFKLCVGSRREFLGVCKAMLAEGVTPDFIVVDGSEGGTGAAPLEFEDNVGTPLTHGLLTVHNALVGVGLRDRIRIGASGKIARGTDIVKRIAQGADYTNAARAMMMAVGCIQAQKCHTNHCPVGVATQDPKRYRALDVPDKATRVQHFQAATVAEAQQLIAAMGLTGPHELRPEMVHRRVSQRKTSTYAELYHYLRPGELLAEPVQGWDEDWRAADPDTFRMVAAKA from the coding sequence ATGCTGCCTGCATTGGCGCTGCTCACGCTGTTCTCGGCGTGGGCAGTGTCCTTTTCGCCGTTCTGGCTGTTCGCGCTGATCCCCTTCGCGCTCCTGCTGGCGCTCGGGATCTTCGACGTCCTGCAGCGCCGGCGCTCGATCCTGCGCAACTTCCCGGTCTTGGGCCACGCGCGCTTCATGGCGGAGTTCATCCGCCCGGAGATCCAGCAGTACTTCGTCGAGACGAACACCGACGGCCGTCCCTTCGACCGCGACACCCGCTCGGTCGTCTACGAGCGAGCCAAGGGCATCCACGGCGACCAGGCGTTCGGGACCGAGCTCGACGTCGAGGCGTCGGGCTATGAGTTCCTGGAGCACTCGATGTCCCCGCTGCAACCGGTACCGGAGCAACCGCGGGTGCTCGTAGGAGGCCCGGATTGCCGCCAGCCGTATCACATGGCGCTGCTCAACGTCTCGGCGATGAGCTTCGGCGCGCTGTCCGCGCACGCGATCCTGGCGCTGAACAAGGGCGCCAAGGCAGGCGGGTTCGCGCACGACACCGGCGAGGGCGGCATCTCGCCGTACCACCGCGAGGGCGGCGGCGACCTGGTCTGGGAGATCGGGTCGGGGTACTTCGGCGCCCGCACAAAAGACGGGGACTTCGATCCCGACAAGTTCCGTGACAAGGCCGCCGACCCGCAGATCAAGTGCGTCGAGCTGAAGCTGAGCCAGGGCGCGAAGCCAGGGCTCGGCGGCGTGCTGCCCGGACCGAAGGTGACGCGCCAGATCGCCGAGATCCGCGACGTCCCGGAGGGCATCACGGTCATCAGCCCTTCGGCGCACAAGGCCTTCAACACCCCGCGCGAACTGGTGCTGTTCATCGCGAAGATGCGCGAGCTGTCCGGCGGCAAGCCCACCGGCTTCAAGCTCTGCGTGGGCTCGCGCCGCGAGTTTCTGGGCGTCTGCAAGGCGATGCTGGCCGAGGGCGTGACCCCGGACTTCATCGTGGTCGACGGCTCCGAGGGCGGGACCGGCGCGGCACCGCTGGAGTTCGAGGACAACGTCGGCACCCCGCTCACCCACGGTCTGCTGACGGTCCACAACGCGCTGGTCGGCGTGGGACTGCGAGACCGGATCCGGATCGGCGCCAGCGGCAAGATCGCCCGCGGTACAGACATCGTGAAGCGCATCGCACAAGGCGCCGACTACACCAACGCCGCGCGCGCCATGATGATGGCCGTCGGCTGCATCCAGGCGCAGAAGTGCCACACCAACCACTGCCCGGTCGGCGTCGCGACCCAGGATCCGAAGCGCTACCGGGCTTTGGACGTGCCGGACAAGGCGACGCGGGTCCAGCACTTCCAGGCCGCGACGGTCGCCGAGGCGCAGCAACTCATCGCCGCGATGGGTCTGACCGGACCGCACGAGCTGCGGCCGGAGATGGTGCACCGGCGCGTGAGCCAGCGCAAGACGAGCACCTACGCCGAGCTCTACCACTACCTCCGCCCCGGCGAACTGCTCGCCGAACCGGTGCAGGGGTGGGACGAGGACTGGCGGGCTGCCGACCCCGACACGTTCCGGATGGTGGCGGCTAAGGCCTGA